The proteins below are encoded in one region of Polynucleobacter sp. AP-Nino-20-G2:
- a CDS encoding glycosyltransferase family 1 protein, with protein MKIMIITDAWDPQVNGVVRTLKQTRAELIAMGHEVEMITPNGFKSIPCPTYPDIALSLFPGKEVARRIKEFAPDAMHIATEGPLGLSARAYAVKNDLPFSTAYHTRFPEYVKARVGIPLSWTYAFLRWFHGPSMAVMAPTIVVKNDLEKYGMTNVVLWSRGVDLDIFKMQDSKALNTAHPIFLYVGRVAVEKNINAFLEIDLPGSKWVVGDGPAMAAIKEKYPNINYLGVLQQHELAKVYAAADVFVFPSKTDTFGLVLLEAMACGTPVAAYPVTGPIDVLGKSPAGAMNEDLRKACLQALKIPRDVARCHAEKFSWRAASEQFVSHLKPVPSTEVHVTALA; from the coding sequence ATGAAAATTATGATCATCACCGATGCATGGGACCCACAAGTAAATGGCGTGGTTAGAACGCTCAAGCAAACTCGTGCTGAACTTATCGCCATGGGTCACGAAGTAGAAATGATTACCCCCAATGGATTTAAATCCATTCCATGCCCCACCTATCCGGATATCGCCTTGTCACTGTTTCCGGGCAAAGAAGTGGCCCGCAGAATTAAAGAATTTGCTCCAGACGCAATGCATATTGCAACCGAAGGACCACTGGGTCTATCAGCTCGGGCATATGCGGTGAAAAACGATCTGCCCTTCTCTACCGCCTATCACACCCGCTTTCCTGAATACGTTAAAGCGCGGGTAGGCATTCCACTCTCCTGGACATATGCTTTTCTACGCTGGTTTCATGGTCCGTCAATGGCAGTCATGGCACCTACGATCGTCGTTAAGAATGATCTCGAAAAATATGGAATGACCAATGTAGTGCTGTGGTCTAGAGGCGTTGATTTGGATATCTTCAAAATGCAAGATTCAAAAGCCCTGAATACAGCGCACCCGATCTTCCTCTATGTAGGTCGCGTGGCTGTAGAAAAAAATATCAACGCATTTTTAGAAATTGATCTGCCTGGCTCCAAGTGGGTAGTCGGCGATGGCCCAGCCATGGCAGCAATTAAGGAAAAATATCCCAACATTAATTACCTAGGCGTCTTACAGCAACACGAGCTGGCGAAAGTGTATGCGGCAGCAGATGTATTCGTGTTCCCTAGCAAAACAGACACCTTTGGACTGGTATTGCTTGAGGCGATGGCTTGCGGTACGCCAGTTGCCGCCTATCCTGTTACTGGGCCTATTGATGTGCTGGGCAAATCACCAGCGGGTGCAATGAATGAGGATTTGCGCAAGGCTTGTTTGCAAGCTCTCAAGATTCCACGGGATGTTGCTCGATGCCATGCTGAGAAATTCTCCTGGAGAGCCGCATCCGAGCAATTTGTGAGCCACCTCAAGCCAGTTCCCTCTACAGAAGTTCACGTGACTGCATTGGCATAA
- a CDS encoding UDP-2,3-diacylglucosamine diphosphatase yields the protein MMHYRAIWISDVHLGTSGCQAKYLLDFLKHNEADTFYLVGDIIDGWKLRRSFYWPQSHNDVVQKLLRKARKGAEVIYVPGNHDESARQYFGMSFGDIKVEEEVIHTTLDGRKLWVTHGDLFDGVMQYAKWLAYVGDSMYSFILYVNRYFNMLRVRMGLQYWSLSQYLKHQVKNAVSYIADFEHIMAREARLRGCDGVVCGHIHKAEIREIDGLLYCNDGDWVESLSALVETTSGELKIIYWTHIKGDPIELTELSPQPIVEALMKEAAL from the coding sequence ATGATGCATTACAGAGCTATCTGGATTTCAGATGTACACCTAGGAACATCAGGGTGTCAGGCGAAGTACCTTCTCGATTTCCTAAAACACAATGAAGCCGATACCTTTTACTTGGTTGGCGACATTATTGACGGCTGGAAGCTGCGCCGCTCATTCTATTGGCCACAATCCCACAATGATGTAGTGCAAAAGTTATTAAGAAAAGCGCGTAAGGGTGCCGAGGTCATCTATGTACCTGGCAATCATGATGAAAGCGCCCGCCAATATTTTGGTATGTCTTTCGGTGACATCAAGGTTGAAGAAGAAGTCATTCACACCACACTGGACGGAAGAAAACTCTGGGTCACACATGGCGATCTCTTTGATGGCGTGATGCAATACGCGAAATGGCTCGCCTATGTAGGTGACTCCATGTATTCATTCATCCTCTACGTTAATCGTTACTTCAACATGCTGAGAGTGCGAATGGGCTTGCAGTACTGGTCCCTCTCTCAATATTTGAAACACCAAGTAAAGAATGCGGTGAGTTACATCGCCGATTTCGAGCACATTATGGCGCGAGAAGCACGCTTACGTGGTTGCGATGGCGTTGTTTGCGGCCATATCCATAAAGCGGAAATCCGTGAAATCGATGGACTGCTGTATTGCAACGATGGCGATTGGGTAGAAAGTCTGTCCGCTCTCGTTGAAACCACTAGCGGCGAACTCAAAATCATTTACTGGACGCACATTAAAGGCGACCCAATTGAGCTTACTGAACTTTCTCCCCAACCAATCGTTGAAGCACTAATGAAAGAGGCTGCCTTATGA
- a CDS encoding 1-acyl-sn-glycerol-3-phosphate acyltransferase — translation MKNVDHTQETIEASIFVQAWVWMQIVVHVICGVFILSLFFPFLDRKKKNREIQLWSKKLLRILNVKLVVSAPESYGHTPCLLASNHISWLDIHVINAFKPIRFVAKSEVKNWPVFGWMASQLGTVFIRRDSSRHARQVVHQMAEVLQAESICIFPEGTSSNGEHVLPFKPNLFESAIASRVTVFPLALQYIAKSTGLRSDAPAFIGDMGLLESMSRVIKHRSLIAKITILSPYLTDSRSDFDRKELADYCQKSIANGL, via the coding sequence ATGAAAAACGTTGATCACACCCAAGAGACAATCGAGGCCTCAATATTCGTGCAAGCATGGGTATGGATGCAGATAGTTGTTCATGTTATTTGCGGGGTGTTTATTCTCTCTTTATTCTTTCCATTTTTGGATCGCAAGAAAAAAAATCGAGAGATTCAGCTTTGGTCAAAGAAGCTGTTACGGATATTGAATGTCAAGCTTGTCGTGAGCGCCCCTGAATCCTATGGCCACACGCCATGTTTGCTCGCTTCTAATCATATTTCTTGGTTAGATATTCATGTAATTAATGCATTTAAGCCTATTCGCTTTGTTGCTAAATCGGAGGTCAAGAATTGGCCGGTATTTGGATGGATGGCGAGCCAACTGGGTACGGTATTCATTCGCAGAGATAGCTCTCGTCATGCAAGACAAGTTGTCCATCAAATGGCTGAGGTACTTCAAGCGGAATCTATCTGCATCTTCCCAGAGGGCACATCCTCTAATGGGGAGCATGTTTTGCCTTTTAAGCCCAATCTATTTGAATCGGCTATCGCCTCTCGCGTGACGGTTTTCCCGCTTGCATTGCAATACATCGCCAAATCCACAGGCCTGAGAAGTGATGCGCCGGCCTTTATTGGGGATATGGGTCTATTAGAGTCGATGTCTAGGGTGATCAAGCATCGCTCTTTGATAGCCAAAATCACCATTCTTTCGCCTTATTTAACCGATTCGCGGTCAGATTTCGATCGCAAGGAGTTGGCGGATTATTGTCAGAAATCCATTGCAAACGGCCTTTAA
- the ppk2 gene encoding polyphosphate kinase 2 produces MTSKHKEMAEWYQRAQEEILDSMDEELEMELDDDRMSPDGGSGSQMPRQLYFKELFRLQGELVKLQDWVVQNKLKVAVLFEGRDSAGKGGAIKRITQRLNPRVCKVVALPAPNEREKTQWYFQRYISQLPAGGEIVLFDRSWYNRAGVEKVMGFCTDDEYEEFLRTVPDLERMMISSGIILIKYWFSISDDEQYNRFMMRIHDPLKQWKLSPMDLEARRLWEDYTKAKETMLERTHIPEAPWWVVAANDKKKARLNCITHLLDQIPYQEIDHPEITLPERVHNPDYLRGPVPPEMYVPEVY; encoded by the coding sequence ATGACGTCAAAGCATAAAGAGATGGCTGAGTGGTATCAGCGTGCCCAAGAAGAAATCTTGGATAGCATGGATGAAGAGCTTGAAATGGAGCTTGATGATGACCGCATGTCTCCAGACGGGGGTAGCGGGTCTCAGATGCCTCGACAGCTGTACTTTAAGGAGTTGTTTCGCCTTCAAGGGGAGTTGGTCAAGCTTCAGGATTGGGTTGTACAAAATAAACTCAAAGTTGCCGTCTTATTTGAAGGTCGTGATTCGGCTGGTAAGGGTGGGGCGATTAAGCGCATTACTCAAAGACTAAATCCTCGAGTCTGTAAGGTGGTTGCGTTACCGGCGCCCAATGAGCGTGAAAAAACGCAGTGGTACTTTCAGAGATACATCTCACAACTGCCTGCTGGCGGTGAAATTGTCCTATTTGACCGCAGCTGGTACAACCGCGCTGGTGTGGAGAAGGTGATGGGATTTTGTACTGATGATGAGTACGAGGAGTTTCTTCGGACTGTTCCCGATCTTGAGCGCATGATGATTAGCTCAGGAATTATTCTTATTAAATACTGGTTCTCCATTTCTGACGATGAGCAATACAACCGTTTCATGATGCGCATTCATGATCCATTAAAGCAGTGGAAGTTGAGTCCGATGGATTTAGAGGCAAGGCGCTTGTGGGAAGACTACACAAAAGCCAAGGAGACCATGCTAGAGCGCACCCATATCCCAGAAGCGCCTTGGTGGGTTGTGGCTGCCAATGACAAGAAAAAAGCGCGCCTAAATTGCATTACCCATTTGCTAGATCAAATTCCTTATCAAGAAATTGATCATCCAGAAATTACCTTACCTGAGCGCGTGCATAACCCCGATTATTTGCGTGGTCCAGTGCCCCCAGAGATGTACGTTCCTGAAGTCTATTAA
- a CDS encoding TonB-dependent receptor, producing MHDLLRLNTKPKLVCLLMASLFTGSAFAQTESASLEITATGSQEAIQSILTPTKILQGDELLNKLGTTLGATLANELGVSATGYGAGSSRPVIRGLEGSRVQILQNGLSVGDVSNISQDHAVGNNMQNAHQVEILRGAAALLYGSGSSGGLVNVVNDRILTNLPDRPTGAVNTSYETVNNGRAGALELDGGFGSVAVHVDTAINNANNYRIPGNATQSQGEPAGGWTVPPDRNGGNNYSGKLPNSFSTQNNFGAGISHIGESGYTGVSVERLNNNYGIPTPEGGSINQSQNRYDLQHQTRNPFEGFSSFKLSVANSNYNHTEFNNVGAAAAVWKNIANEARLELAHNPIAGWKGTFGAQMTAASLNATEVGTGSYAIVPPTKTNSNALFWIEEGKWNALQGSLGLRYNNVAQNPNLGTTLDPQPTVYPTGVTPSITLQNRTFNLLSYSAGGLWNFMQGHGAGIAYTVSQRAPSAQELYSYGAHESTATFDIGNPNLNKETSHNLELNLQKTSGLVRAKASVYANRFNNYIYGYYTGSYINNPGQEGNGFNVVSAQQAGATIKGIEGELTYNWNQTGLGGRVFGDASQGTFDAGGNLPLQPAPRLGAEIAHQRNGWLVNATYIYSYQQNRLATWEQGPAPSYNLVNAGVSYTERIKDVNWTVFMNLKNLLNEQIRYATTPMAVRLYAPQPGRSLMVGLRGAF from the coding sequence ATGCATGACCTCTTACGCCTCAACACCAAACCAAAGTTGGTCTGCCTGCTCATGGCAAGCCTCTTTACTGGAAGTGCTTTTGCTCAAACCGAAAGCGCATCCCTGGAAATTACTGCCACCGGATCTCAAGAGGCTATCCAAAGCATATTGACTCCAACGAAGATTTTGCAAGGTGATGAGCTACTCAATAAATTAGGCACTACCTTAGGCGCAACACTTGCAAATGAGCTCGGCGTATCCGCCACTGGATATGGCGCAGGATCATCACGACCCGTTATTCGAGGCCTCGAAGGCTCGAGAGTACAAATACTGCAAAACGGATTGTCAGTGGGCGACGTATCGAATATCTCCCAAGATCATGCTGTGGGCAACAATATGCAGAACGCCCACCAAGTAGAAATCTTGCGTGGTGCAGCCGCCCTACTCTATGGTTCAGGATCTAGCGGTGGTCTGGTCAATGTTGTGAACGATCGTATATTGACCAATCTACCAGACCGCCCAACAGGCGCAGTCAATACTAGCTACGAAACCGTCAACAATGGCAGAGCTGGAGCACTTGAGTTGGATGGCGGGTTTGGTTCTGTAGCAGTACATGTGGACACTGCAATTAACAATGCGAATAACTATCGCATTCCCGGAAATGCTACCCAATCTCAGGGTGAGCCTGCGGGTGGGTGGACGGTTCCGCCAGATCGTAACGGTGGCAATAATTACAGCGGCAAACTACCCAATAGCTTCAGCACTCAAAATAATTTTGGTGCTGGCATCTCCCATATTGGCGAATCAGGCTATACCGGGGTTTCTGTAGAGCGCCTTAATAATAATTACGGAATCCCGACACCCGAGGGTGGATCGATTAATCAATCCCAGAATCGCTACGATCTACAGCATCAAACGCGCAACCCTTTTGAGGGATTCTCCTCCTTTAAATTGAGCGTAGCGAACTCCAATTACAACCATACTGAATTTAATAATGTGGGAGCAGCTGCAGCTGTTTGGAAAAATATCGCCAATGAGGCGCGCCTTGAGCTAGCTCACAATCCGATAGCGGGATGGAAAGGAACCTTCGGCGCTCAGATGACGGCAGCTTCACTCAATGCTACTGAAGTGGGTACCGGCAGTTATGCCATCGTTCCGCCAACCAAAACCAATTCAAATGCCTTGTTCTGGATTGAGGAAGGGAAATGGAATGCATTACAAGGTAGCCTGGGTCTTCGTTATAACAATGTTGCTCAAAACCCAAATCTCGGAACCACTCTAGATCCACAGCCCACCGTTTATCCTACAGGGGTTACGCCAAGCATCACACTCCAAAATAGAACATTTAATCTACTCTCCTATTCTGCAGGTGGCTTGTGGAATTTCATGCAGGGTCATGGTGCGGGAATTGCATACACAGTCTCGCAGCGAGCTCCAAGCGCTCAAGAACTCTACTCATACGGAGCACATGAATCCACCGCGACCTTTGATATTGGTAATCCCAATCTCAATAAAGAGACTTCGCACAACCTGGAGTTGAATCTTCAAAAAACAAGTGGCTTAGTACGCGCTAAAGCTAGCGTGTATGCCAATCGCTTTAATAATTACATCTATGGCTACTACACCGGGTCTTACATCAACAATCCCGGTCAAGAAGGCAATGGCTTTAACGTGGTTAGTGCGCAGCAAGCTGGTGCAACGATCAAGGGAATTGAAGGGGAGCTCACCTACAACTGGAATCAAACGGGTTTAGGTGGTCGAGTCTTTGGGGATGCCTCTCAAGGAACCTTTGACGCTGGCGGCAATCTCCCTCTGCAGCCTGCCCCTCGCCTAGGAGCGGAGATAGCGCACCAAAGAAATGGCTGGCTAGTCAATGCCACTTACATCTATAGTTATCAGCAAAATCGCTTAGCCACTTGGGAGCAAGGTCCTGCACCGAGCTACAACCTCGTTAATGCTGGCGTCTCCTATACAGAGAGAATCAAGGATGTGAATTGGACGGTATTTATGAATCTGAAGAATTTGCTCAATGAGCAAATTCGTTATGCCACTACCCCCATGGCAGTCAGACTATACGCACCCCAACCTGGAAGAAGTTTGATGGTTGGATTGCGAGGCGCTTTCTAA
- a CDS encoding glutathione S-transferase: protein MKPVLYTYRRCPYAMRARMALKYAGIEVEYREIVLRDKPRSLLSASPKGTVPVLCADGLVLDQSLDIMFWALERADPDGWRFVDQSIADGWIQKNDGPFKKLLDQYKYPNRYPDLNQEEVLRDVVDLMLQPLELALQVSPYVMGNQLSWVDIAIFPFIRQFAAVNPQRFGEMPYPAIKKWLEQRIASELFHSVMDKHPSWID, encoded by the coding sequence ATGAAGCCAGTTTTATATACCTACCGAAGATGTCCCTATGCGATGAGAGCACGCATGGCATTGAAATATGCGGGCATTGAAGTGGAGTACCGGGAGATAGTGCTGCGAGATAAGCCACGCTCTCTTTTGAGTGCATCACCCAAGGGAACTGTTCCAGTGTTGTGCGCAGATGGGCTTGTTCTCGACCAAAGTTTGGATATTATGTTTTGGGCGCTAGAGCGAGCCGACCCCGATGGTTGGAGGTTTGTCGATCAATCCATTGCTGATGGGTGGATTCAGAAAAATGATGGCCCATTTAAAAAACTATTGGATCAATATAAATACCCCAATCGATATCCCGACCTCAATCAGGAAGAGGTACTAAGGGATGTGGTCGATTTGATGCTTCAGCCTTTGGAGCTTGCTCTGCAGGTTAGTCCTTATGTCATGGGGAATCAGCTAAGCTGGGTAGACATTGCCATTTTTCCGTTTATTAGGCAGTTTGCAGCGGTTAACCCGCAAAGGTTTGGTGAAATGCCGTATCCCGCAATCAAAAAATGGCTAGAGCAACGCATTGCCTCCGAGCTCTTTCATTCAGTAATGGATAAGCATCCAAGCTGGATTGATTAA
- a CDS encoding amino acid ABC transporter substrate-binding protein produces the protein MTRNCLVATALLLGAVNANAASATMDKIKSTGTVTMGVRESSIPMSYTTGDSRFDGYHVEICRMILADVKDRLGLNTLRINYQPVTSQNRVPLVQNGTVDIECGTTTNNTARAKDVGFANTLYVEEVRIAVKANSGINSISQLSGKKVATTTGTTSVQLLRRHEKANGVNFDEVFGKDHADSFLLLESGRADAFVMDGSILAGNIANSKNPKDYKIVGEVLSTEPIAIMVPKNDPEFKAAVNAAIAKIVANGNMPKLWDKWFLKPIPPKNIVVGLELSPATKNAWANLNDKPAEDYQKK, from the coding sequence CTGACTAGAAATTGTTTGGTTGCTACAGCCTTATTGTTGGGCGCTGTGAATGCCAATGCTGCAAGCGCTACTATGGATAAGATTAAGTCTACTGGCACAGTGACAATGGGTGTTCGTGAATCCTCCATACCAATGTCCTACACCACTGGTGATAGCCGTTTTGATGGCTACCATGTTGAAATTTGCCGAATGATTTTGGCTGATGTTAAAGATAGGTTGGGTTTGAACACGCTGCGCATTAATTATCAGCCTGTAACCTCACAAAACCGCGTGCCTTTGGTTCAAAACGGTACCGTTGATATTGAGTGCGGTACAACAACAAACAATACTGCCCGCGCAAAAGATGTTGGCTTTGCCAATACTCTTTATGTTGAAGAGGTTCGTATTGCCGTTAAAGCAAACTCAGGAATCAATTCCATTTCTCAATTGTCAGGCAAGAAAGTTGCCACAACTACTGGTACGACTTCAGTGCAGTTGTTGCGTAGACATGAAAAAGCGAATGGCGTGAATTTTGATGAAGTGTTTGGTAAGGATCATGCTGACAGCTTCTTGTTGCTTGAGTCTGGCCGCGCTGATGCTTTCGTGATGGATGGTTCTATTTTGGCTGGCAACATTGCCAACTCTAAGAATCCTAAAGATTACAAAATCGTTGGTGAGGTTTTGAGTACTGAGCCAATCGCCATCATGGTTCCAAAAAATGACCCTGAGTTCAAGGCTGCTGTAAATGCTGCGATCGCTAAGATTGTCGCAAATGGCAATATGCCTAAGCTGTGGGACAAATGGTTCTTGAAGCCAATTCCACCGAAAAATATTGTTGTCGGTCTCGAGCTATCACCAGCAACTAAAAATGCTTGGGCCAACCTCAATGACAAGCCTGCTGAAGACTATCAAAAGAAATAA
- a CDS encoding amino acid ABC transporter permease, producing the protein MALDLGVFCRNTLDGEVVDHCFSAIFGLAKNSDPSYLDWLMKAWGWTLAVAGLGLMLALILGAVMGTLRTLPDTGSLNRWLVRFSTTWVELFRNIPILVQVFLWYHVIPAFVLPLKALPSYWLVSIALGFFTSARIAEQVRAGIQALPSGQRAAATALGLTTAQSYRYIILPMALRIVIPPITSESMNLIKNSSVAFAVSVPELTLFAMQAQEETSRGVEIYLAVTFLYALSAFSVNRVMALIERRTRIPGFIASNDASLAH; encoded by the coding sequence ATGGCGTTAGATTTGGGTGTTTTTTGTAGGAACACCTTGGATGGGGAAGTGGTAGATCACTGCTTCTCCGCTATTTTTGGTCTTGCTAAAAATAGTGATCCAAGTTATCTCGATTGGTTGATGAAGGCCTGGGGTTGGACTCTGGCTGTAGCTGGCCTTGGCCTAATGCTTGCTTTAATTCTTGGGGCGGTAATGGGCACTTTGCGCACATTGCCTGATACTGGCTCTCTAAACCGATGGTTAGTGCGGTTTTCGACTACCTGGGTTGAATTATTCCGAAACATTCCCATCTTGGTCCAAGTGTTTCTTTGGTATCACGTCATCCCCGCATTTGTTCTACCCCTCAAGGCGCTGCCATCCTATTGGTTGGTCAGTATTGCTTTGGGATTCTTTACCTCGGCGCGTATTGCAGAGCAGGTCAGGGCGGGCATTCAGGCGCTTCCTAGTGGTCAAAGAGCTGCTGCGACCGCATTGGGTCTCACTACCGCTCAAAGCTATCGTTACATCATTCTGCCGATGGCGCTCCGTATTGTGATTCCGCCAATCACCTCCGAAAGCATGAACCTCATCAAGAACTCATCAGTCGCTTTTGCTGTATCGGTTCCAGAGCTCACCTTGTTTGCAATGCAGGCGCAAGAGGAAACCTCGAGAGGTGTTGAAATTTATCTCGCTGTGACTTTCTTATATGCGCTCTCAGCATTCTCGGTAAATCGTGTAATGGCGCTGATTGAAAGACGCACTCGCATTCCCGGCTTCATTGCATCGAATGATGCAAGCTTGGCTCATTAA
- a CDS encoding amino acid ABC transporter permease has product MLSLDLSFYNWELFTNYILKGLLFSVQLTVFATVGGILFGTFLALMRLSGKPALVYPATFYVNTMRSIPLVMVILWFFLLIPMLIGRPIGADLSATITFIAFEAAFFSEIVRAGIQSVPKGQGYAAEALGMTYGQNMRFIVLPQAFRNMIPVFMTQTIVLFQDTSLVYAIGAYDLLKGFEIAGKNYGRPIETYILAAATYFVICFSLSKVVRIIQAKVAIIR; this is encoded by the coding sequence ATGTTGAGCTTAGATCTAAGTTTTTATAACTGGGAACTCTTTACTAACTACATCCTTAAGGGCTTGTTGTTCAGTGTTCAGTTAACTGTATTTGCTACTGTTGGTGGCATCTTGTTCGGTACGTTCCTGGCTTTGATGCGCCTGTCTGGAAAGCCTGCGCTGGTATACCCCGCGACTTTTTACGTCAACACCATGCGCTCTATACCGCTGGTGATGGTCATTCTTTGGTTCTTCTTATTGATTCCAATGCTGATTGGGAGACCTATTGGCGCAGATCTTTCGGCAACGATTACCTTCATCGCATTTGAGGCGGCATTCTTTTCGGAGATCGTACGGGCTGGTATTCAATCAGTGCCGAAGGGACAGGGTTATGCCGCCGAAGCTTTAGGAATGACATACGGTCAGAACATGCGTTTTATTGTGCTGCCACAAGCCTTTAGAAATATGATCCCTGTCTTCATGACTCAGACCATTGTGCTGTTTCAAGATACCTCTTTGGTTTACGCCATTGGTGCATATGACTTGCTGAAGGGCTTTGAAATTGCCGGCAAGAATTACGGTCGCCCAATCGAAACCTACATCTTGGCTGCTGCTACTTACTTTGTGATTTGCTTCTCGCTTTCCAAGGTGGTTCGTATTATTCAGGCCAAAGTTGCCATCATTCGTTAA
- a CDS encoding amino acid ABC transporter ATP-binding protein, giving the protein MIELQNVSKWYGSFQVLTDCSTSIQKGEVVVICGPSGSGKSTLIKTINALEPFQSGEISVDGIRLHDPKTNLPKLRARVGMVFQHFELFPHLSITENLTLAQMKVLGRSAHEAKEHGLKYLERVGLMAQKDKFPGQLSGGQQQRVAIARALSMDPIVMLFDEPTSALDPEMVGEVLDVMVKLAHEGMTMCCVTHEMGFARKVSNRVIFMDQGKIIEDCSKDEFFGNPDARSPRAKDFLSKILAH; this is encoded by the coding sequence ATGATTGAACTTCAAAACGTTTCAAAATGGTATGGCTCTTTCCAGGTCTTAACGGATTGCTCTACATCGATCCAAAAAGGCGAGGTGGTTGTGATTTGTGGACCATCCGGTTCTGGAAAATCGACGCTGATTAAAACGATTAATGCCCTTGAGCCATTTCAATCTGGAGAGATCTCTGTTGACGGCATTCGCCTGCATGACCCGAAAACCAATTTGCCAAAGCTAAGGGCCAGGGTAGGGATGGTATTCCAGCACTTTGAGCTTTTCCCACACTTAAGCATTACTGAGAACTTAACGCTTGCCCAAATGAAGGTGCTTGGTAGATCGGCTCATGAAGCAAAAGAGCATGGACTGAAATACTTAGAGCGCGTTGGTCTGATGGCGCAAAAAGATAAGTTTCCTGGTCAGCTTTCAGGCGGTCAGCAGCAGCGAGTTGCCATTGCTCGCGCATTGAGCATGGATCCGATTGTGATGCTATTCGATGAACCAACCTCTGCCCTAGATCCAGAAATGGTTGGTGAGGTTTTAGATGTGATGGTGAAGCTCGCTCATGAGGGTATGACGATGTGTTGCGTGACTCATGAAATGGGCTTTGCTCGTAAAGTCAGCAATCGCGTCATTTTCATGGATCAGGGAAAAATTATTGAGGATTGCAGCAAGGATGAGTTTTTTGGTAATCCCGATGCACGCTCTCCACGCGCAAAAGATTTCTTATCCAAGATCCTGGCTCATTAA
- a CDS encoding DUF3313 domain-containing protein, with protein sequence MKKLATVAAALSFAALLAACSNTPKLASQPMPKSGFLPNYSILVPMATSESDTRIWRYRATGVNPGAYTAVILDPIYLNQNATKEITPTVINQAKIALQDSMANAVMDRGNIKIVTQPGPGVARISVGITGAESSTDSLQPWSFTPIGLALNAAAYAGGVNSKTPAMLVESKITDSQSKELLGEGLVTVQGESFRTGGGSVESFVGMAKKVVRVAMETSADPRPTAAK encoded by the coding sequence ATGAAAAAACTCGCTACTGTAGCTGCGGCACTATCTTTTGCGGCATTGTTGGCTGCCTGTAGCAATACTCCTAAGTTGGCGAGTCAGCCAATGCCAAAGTCAGGTTTCTTGCCCAATTATTCAATCTTAGTGCCTATGGCTACTAGCGAATCCGACACCCGCATATGGAGATATCGCGCAACAGGAGTTAATCCCGGTGCATACACCGCTGTTATTTTGGATCCGATTTATCTGAATCAAAATGCCACTAAAGAAATTACACCCACTGTAATTAATCAAGCCAAGATCGCGTTACAAGACTCGATGGCCAATGCAGTGATGGATCGCGGCAATATTAAGATCGTGACACAGCCAGGACCAGGTGTTGCGCGTATCTCTGTTGGCATCACAGGCGCGGAAAGTTCTACGGATAGTTTGCAGCCATGGAGTTTCACGCCAATCGGTTTGGCATTAAATGCTGCCGCGTATGCGGGTGGTGTGAACTCTAAGACTCCTGCCATGTTGGTTGAAAGCAAGATCACGGATAGTCAATCTAAAGAATTATTAGGCGAGGGCTTGGTGACGGTGCAGGGCGAGTCTTTTAGAACTGGTGGTGGTTCGGTTGAATCATTTGTAGGAATGGCGAAGAAAGTTGTACGAGTCGCAATGGAAACTTCCGCCGATCCACGACCAACTGCTGCTAAATAA
- a CDS encoding EF-hand domain-containing protein yields the protein MSLPLKLLCCIGIAATLLSPIFSFADDASRNKEIQERFMKCDTNHDGKLTLEEANGCMPRIYRNFSYIDSMNKGYVTVAEIEAMADK from the coding sequence ATGTCACTACCGTTAAAACTACTCTGTTGTATTGGGATTGCTGCGACATTGCTGTCGCCGATATTTTCTTTTGCCGATGATGCATCTCGGAACAAAGAAATTCAGGAGCGCTTTATGAAATGCGATACCAATCACGATGGCAAATTAACGCTTGAGGAAGCAAACGGGTGCATGCCCCGCATCTACAGAAATTTCAGTTATATTGACAGTATGAATAAGGGTTATGTCACCGTTGCTGAAATTGAGGCAATGGCTGATAAATAG